One stretch of Buteo buteo chromosome Z, bButBut1.hap1.1, whole genome shotgun sequence DNA includes these proteins:
- the LOC142026595 gene encoding interferon-like — protein sequence MPAPATPQPRRPHGAPALLLLLPALATALACHHLRPRDATFPWDSLQLLQAMAPSPPQPCHHHQAPFFPDALLRTNHPQQAAATALRILQHLFATLSSPTTPRHWDAQARHHLLNNLQHHIHQLQQCLPANATLLQGRGPRNLLLNVNKYFRHIHDFLHTHNHSACAWDHVRLEARVCFQHLHNLTRTIPS from the coding sequence atGCCTGCGCCCGCAACCCcacagccccgccggccgcacGGCGCCCCGgcgctcctgctcctcctcccggcTCTCGCCACCGCCCTCGCCTGCCACCACCTGCGTCCCCGCGACGCCACCTTCCCCTGGGacagcctccagctcctccaggccaTGGCTCCCAGCccgccacagccctgccaccaccaccaggcGCCCTTCTTCCCCGACGCCCTCCTCCGCACCAACCACCCACAGCaagccgccgccaccgccctcCGCATCCTCCAGCACCTCTTCGCCACCCTcagcagccccaccaccccccgACACTGGGACGCCCAGGCACGACACCACCTCCTCAACAACCTCCAGCACCAcatccaccagctccagcagtgcctgccAGCCAACGCCACGCTCCTCCAAGGCCGAGGGCCCCGCAACCTCCTGCTCAACGTCAACAAATACTTCCGCCACATCCACGACTTCCTCCACACCCACAACCACAGCGCCTGCGCCTGGGACCACGTCCGCCTCGAAGCTCGCGTCTGCTTCCAACACCTCCACAACCTCACCCGCACCATCCCCAGTTAG